The Flavobacterium sp. CBA20B-1 genome includes the window CACCCGTCACAAAAACCGCAGTGTTGTTATTGAATAACTTCACATTTACTTCGCCGGCACCTGAAATGTGGAATTCAATATCATTTGTAAGAGTGATATTATTTGTTGCAATAGAGCCCGAACCTGCTATAACCATTTTTTGTAAATGGGGATTATTCATTTTTATAATCAATGGTGCTTTTTCACCTTGATAGGATATCGATTTTTTATTAGAAATACTTAATAAACTGCCTTTGTTTTCAATGAGCAAATTTTCTACCAATGATTTATCTCCGGTGACTAACAACTCATTTGGAGCAACAGAGGTGTCTAGTTCGATACTTGCTGAAGAATTATTTACCACACTTTCATAAGAAACCAATTGCTTCTTTTGATTAATGATTTCGCCAGAAAGTCCTATTTTCTTGGAACACGAGCATAAACAAAGGCTTAAAAATAGTATGATTACCTGTTTTTTCATATCTTTTTTTGTTTAAAGCTACAAAAAACAATTTATATTTTGAAATTCTTGCCAAACAAAACCTCTTTCTTTTTTAATGGATTCCTTATAATAAACTATCATAGAAAATTGGCTGTTCAATGATATCAAAACCTTACTAGAGCTTTATTGTGTTATAGAATGATTACAAATGAATAACTTTTTATTCGATACTCCACACTATTCATAGAAATCATGCAACTTATTAGATGATAAAAAAATAACCGATAAAATCTATTTTTAACCCCTGGTGCATTATTAAACGAGATTAATTTTTAGGTTGTTAATATTTCTATTAAACACAAATTTATTCAAATATTGAATAGTTGTCAGTGTTGTAATTTTAGCCAGAATTCTTGTTTTAAATCCTTCAAAGGTCTTTGCGTAATTTCTTCTAATCATAAATTGGTCACACAATTGTGAGAACAGAGTTTCAATTCTTTTTCTATATTTTTTGAAATGATAAAATTGAGGTTTATAACCTTTTTGATTTTTTCTTTTCGGAGTTTCTAATTGGATATTGACCTGGTTAAATAAATCAAGTTGAATGGTTTGTGAAAGATAACCTTTATCTCCAAGTAAAACACAATCAGACATTTGCTTTCTTATATCCTGCAAATAATGAATATCGTGGACAGAGGCAGGAGATAAATCAAAACTTTGAAAAACACCAGAAATTGAGCAAACAGCGTGTAATTTATAGCCATAAAAATGTAAATTTTGTGAAGCACAAAATCCCTTGTTGGGAATGGCATAATCGACCTCCTTACATATTTTACTTCTGGAAGAACGTGTTATTTTACACACTTCCAAGGGCATACTATCGACCACAAAATAGTTTTCAAACTCATTAAATTTTTTTACCATTTTCATTCTGATTTCTTCGATAAATGGAAATAATTTTCTTTTTCTTCTGTTGTAAACACTTCGCTCAATTTTAGATTCAATTTCAAAACCCTTAATTTCTCTAAATAGCTGATGTTCAGAATCAATCGATTTAAATTCTGACAAGATTATTAAACTAATTAATTCAATATCAGATAGTTTAGGCTTTATTGGTTTAAAATATAAATTCTCTTTTTCCGAAATTTTCCGCAATTCCTTCAAAATTAATTTGTAACTTGCTTCTAAGTTGCTCATGATTGTATTTGATTGTCAGTCAATACAATATACTACTTTTTTGTATCTTGAGCAACTTTTTATATAATGCACTACGGGTTATTTTTAGTAATTTAATCAGCAAATTCAAGCGTATATCTTCGTAAAATATACAATTAACAATCATCTATTTTATTAATTCACGTATGATGGATGTAGTGCGATTTTTTGTTTAAATAAAGGCTTCGCTAGATTCTGTTCGTCGGTACAGACTTTTGCCGTTTACCCCGCCTGCCTGCTGGCTCATTCGCTAAAAATGTCCACTGGACATTTTCTTTACGCTCTGTGCTTTTAGTGCATACCTCACGATAAACCACCTTGCCATGTACTAACGATTCGGATTGTTAGTCCGCTCGTAAGAGACTTGCACCCTCTGGAAAAATAACA containing:
- a CDS encoding head GIN domain-containing protein, whose translation is MKKQVIILFLSLCLCSCSKKIGLSGEIINQKKQLVSYESVVNNSSASIELDTSVAPNELLVTGDKSLVENLLIENKGSLLSISNKKSISYQGEKAPLIIKMNNPHLQKMVIAGSGSIATNNITLTNDIEFHISGAGEVNVKLFNNNTAVFVTGAGDIRLRGISNELKANMSGAGNLIAEDLTNKLSDIEISGAGNAKVNSSEEINIKISGVGNLDYKNHKGLKIKQKVSGIGSVNPY
- a CDS encoding IS982 family transposase, producing MSNLEASYKLILKELRKISEKENLYFKPIKPKLSDIELISLIILSEFKSIDSEHQLFREIKGFEIESKIERSVYNRRKRKLFPFIEEIRMKMVKKFNEFENYFVVDSMPLEVCKITRSSRSKICKEVDYAIPNKGFCASQNLHFYGYKLHAVCSISGVFQSFDLSPASVHDIHYLQDIRKQMSDCVLLGDKGYLSQTIQLDLFNQVNIQLETPKRKNQKGYKPQFYHFKKYRKRIETLFSQLCDQFMIRRNYAKTFEGFKTRILAKITTLTTIQYLNKFVFNRNINNLKINLV